TCGTAGTCGGCATGACTGCAGGTGTTGTGCACAGCCTTGACGGTGGTGGCGTCGAGCCGCGCGAGTGCGATCGGCTCGCCGCCCGCGACCACCTTGACCGAGTGGCCGATCTCGATGTCCTCCAGGTTGGCAACCACCTCGAAACCCATCACCGCCTCCGGGGGTCCATGAGCACGTGCGCTCCCGAGCGGATCTCCTGCTCGATCTCGCCCAGGATGGTCTCGGTGACGGCCGGCAGCTCGATCCGGTCGGTGACCTCGCCGAAGAACCCGAACACGAGCATGCGCACGGCCTCGTCGTGGGGTATGCCGCGCGAGGTGAGGTAGAACAGCTGCAGCTGGTCGACCTGGCCGACCGAGGAGTGGTGCCCGCACTGCACCACGTCCGAGCAGAGGATCTCCAGGAACGGGATCGAGTCGGCGTGGGCGCCGGCGGTGAGGATGAGGTTGCGGTTGGTCTCGTCCGACGTCGTGGCCTTCGCATGTGGCTCGATGCGGATGTTGCCGAACCACGTCGCGCGGGAGTTGCCTTGCAGCGCCCCCTTGTAGATCGACTCGCTGGAGGTGTTCGGGGCGTTGTGGTGTATGACGGAACGGTGCTCCATCTGCTGCTCGCCGGAGGCGAAGTACACGCCGAACAGCTCGGCGTGCCCGCCGGGGCGGTTCAGGCCCACGTCGGGACGCAGGTACACGGTGCCGCCCCCGAGGGTCGCCTCCAGGTGGCGGTACACGGCGTTGCGCTGGACGTGGCCGCGGTGGCTGCCGACGTGGTCCACGCCGGCGCCCCAGTCCTGCGCGGTGACGACCTGCGCGCGGGCGCCGTCGCCCACGACGACCTCGATCACCTCCACGACCGTGGCCTGCCCCTCGCCGGCGTGGTCGACGTAGATCTTGGCCTCGGCGAACGCCTCGAGTACTACGAGCACCCGTGGCACGTGAGCCCCGTCGGCGTCGGCGTGGATCGTCACCGTGATGGGGTCGACGATCTTCGTGTCCGACCGCACCCGGACGAACGCACCGGCGGTGAAGCCGGCGAAGTTGAGGGCGTTGAACTTGTCAGAGGCGCCCACCGCCACGCCGAGCGCGTTGTGCACGACCTCGGGATGCTGTCGCGCCGCGGTGGAGATGTCGGAGACGAGCACGCCGGGGTCATGGCTGACCGCCTCGACGACCGTGCCGTCGACGATGCGGATGCTGCCCGCAACCTTGTCGCCGAGCGCGGCGACGACGCCGGTTACCCGAGCTCGCCCCTGCCCGCCCGAGGTCACGACCGGGCGGTCGAGGTCGAACCGCGCGGGGTCGGTGTAGCGCCACTCCTCCATGCGCTTGTCGGGCCACTCGAGGTCGCTGAAGGCCTTGAACGCCTCCTGCCGGCGGTCCCGCAACCATTCCGGCTCCCCCAGCCGCTCCGACGTCGCGAGCACGTCCGCCTCGGTCAAGTCCCTCAAGTTCGTCACAGTCCGGTTTTCCTTCTTCAACGAGGTTGGCGGTACCGCCCGATCAGCCGACCCGACGCGGGGCGGTCGAACGAGGCGAGCGGGGCCGCGTGGAGCGTTGGCGGGGGCCACCGCCGCCCGGAGGGGGCTAAAGGTTTCAGCGAGCGCAGCGTCCCCCGGAGGGCGGGGGTGGCCCCCGCCCCCAGGTTCGAGCTCACCCGACCGACCCCTCCATGTTCAGGCTGATCAGGCGGTTGAGCTCCACCGAGTACTCCATCGGCAGCTCCTTGGAGATCGGCTCGATGAAGCCGCGCACGATCATGGCCATCGCCTCGGCCTCCTCGACCCCGCGCGACTGCAGGTAGAACAGCTGCTCCTCGCCGATCTTCGACACGCTCGCCTCGTGGGAGATCTGCGCGTCCTCCTCGGCGATGTTCATGTACGGGTAGGTGTCGCTGCGGGCGTGCTCGCTCAGGAGCAGCGCGTCGCAGATCGTCGAGTTCTTCACCCGGTGCGCGCCTTGGGCGATCTCGACCTGGCCGCGGTAGCTCGTGCGGCCGGTGCCCTGCGACACCGACTTCGACACGACCGAGCTCGAGGTGTCCGAGGCGTGGTGGTGCATCTTCGCGCCGGCGTCCTGGTGCTGGCCGTCGCCGGCGAACGCCACCGATAGGACCTCGCCGCGGGCGCCGCGGCCCATGAGGTACACGCTCGGGTACTTCATCGTGAGCTTGGAGCCGATGTTGCCGTCGATCCACTCGACGGTTGCGTCCTCGTAGGCGGCGGCGCGCTTGGTCACGAGGTTGTAGACGTTGTTGGACCAGTTCTGGAT
This is a stretch of genomic DNA from Egibacteraceae bacterium. It encodes these proteins:
- the sufD gene encoding Fe-S cluster assembly protein SufD, which encodes MTNLRDLTEADVLATSERLGEPEWLRDRRQEAFKAFSDLEWPDKRMEEWRYTDPARFDLDRPVVTSGGQGRARVTGVVAALGDKVAGSIRIVDGTVVEAVSHDPGVLVSDISTAARQHPEVVHNALGVAVGASDKFNALNFAGFTAGAFVRVRSDTKIVDPITVTIHADADGAHVPRVLVVLEAFAEAKIYVDHAGEGQATVVEVIEVVVGDGARAQVVTAQDWGAGVDHVGSHRGHVQRNAVYRHLEATLGGGTVYLRPDVGLNRPGGHAELFGVYFASGEQQMEHRSVIHHNAPNTSSESIYKGALQGNSRATWFGNIRIEPHAKATTSDETNRNLILTAGAHADSIPFLEILCSDVVQCGHHSSVGQVDQLQLFYLTSRGIPHDEAVRMLVFGFFGEVTDRIELPAVTETILGEIEQEIRSGAHVLMDPRRR